The genomic DNA CGCGGTGCGATGGGATGTTTCTCTAAACAGGCCTTATTTTGACGTGAACGGAAACGCTCAAGATGATCAGGGTGATTTTCTTTTGGATGAGAAAACCCCTCATTTATTTGGCAAGCGCTGTTATTCCGCCAATCTTACCCAAGCCCTTGTGGACAATGATATTTTTACTGCAAAATCTTGGCCCGCGGATCTTGCTACTCCGGAAGAAGCTTACCGATGGTGGGCCGAGCGCGAGTCGATTTCTTATTATCCCTTATTAAAAGAATCGATGCCGGATCTTAAGGTGATGTTGGTTTTCGGGGCAAAAGATCATGTCCAACCCACCACAGATAATCCTCATACTCATCAGGCCTACGATGGATTTCATGAGACCGCGGGGTTGTGGATACGACTCAATCCGGACGACGCTTATGTGGCGTTATTGAGTAAAGCGATGGCTGAAAATTATGTCGAACATGATGCCAATACCGAACCCGAGGATTGGATTTTGATTAAAACGTGGGCTTTGCCCCATTCCGTGGTTCAATCTACGACGCTTCTTGTGGATTCCATTGAAGCCGGAAATTTTTCTTCGTTGGCCGCGCTTGCGGAAATGGCGGATCGCACGCACATGAAAAATTGGGAAAACGATTTGAGCGCCCCTTTGGTTTCTTCCGAGATTTTATGGGATTAAAATCCGTTGATCGGAATGATATAAATCGTGTCGGGGAGTGGTTCGTTTGAGTCTAAAAATAAATAAGTTTGAAGTAGGGCATAAAAAACTTCAGCCGCGGAAAGAGTGATTTTTCCGACGGTGAGCGTGGACGGGATCCCGTTTTTTTCAAGCAGTTCAAACGTGTCCGCTGTTTTTAATAAATCGTCTGTTTTAATTTCAATGGAATGATCGATGGAAAAAGTTTGGCCCGGAGCAATGAGATGAACGAGCTCGATTTGTTCGGGTAAATTTTTATTTTGATTGTAAAAACGAATTGCATTCACCAATGCTCCGAAAACATCGCTCAATTTATAGAGAGAGGTTCCATCCGTGGCACGCGCCGGAGGATTCAGTGTCCAGTTTTGAAGAAGATTCAACGCAACGAGTCGGAGTTCTTCTTTTGAAAAGAGACCTTCTTCTTTCCATGTAAGATTTTCGTTTTGAGAAGATGAAATCTCCGGACCTGAGAGGGTCAGTAAACTCGCTAAATTATTTTCCGAGGGAAGCATAAATGTGTCTTTGTCTTTGCACCCGGACATGATAATGAGAAGTCCGATGATTAACATCAATAAACCCGAGGTTCTTTTTTTTGGCATAAAAATGACATTAGGCGCCGGGCCCCTTTAAGACTTTTTGATACTCGAGTTTATAAATGTGAAGGAAGGTGAGACAGAGGGATAACAAGTAAGGTGCAATGATCAACCCGGGTAATCCCATGGTGAAAATGCCTCCCAAAATGGTGATGAAGCTGAGCAAGGGATGAATGCGTGCTTTTTCTCCAATCACAAGAGGTTTGATTAAGTTGTCGACCGTGCCTACAATAAAGGTTCCCCACAGTGCCAAGAAAAGGGCGGCAATCCAGTGTCCCGTTGCCAAGAGAATAATCACGGCTGGGACCCAAATGATCGTGGATCCGATATAGGGGACAATGGCGAAAAAAGCCATGACTGTGCCCCAAAATGCCGCGTCTCCGATGCCGGCCAAGGCAAATCCGATGCCTCCCAGAAATCCTTGAAACATGGCGGCCCCAAAAATTCCATACAAAATACCTTTGCTCATGTTTCTCAGTTTGTCGAATAAGATTTTTCGATATTCTTGAGCCATGGGAAGAATGTCTTTGATTTCTTGGACCAAGCGGTCGCCATCTCGTAAGAAAAAGAAAATGGAAAGAATTAAAACAAAGAAATGAACCGCCAAAACCGAAAGTTCTTTGGCGATATTCGTGCTTTGATTCATTAAAAATTGACTCACGTTTTGGATGAGAGTGGTAATGAATCCCACCACATCCGTTGTTTTAATGGGAAGGGTGTTGGTGATGTTTTGCAAATATTTGTAAATTTCACTGAATTTGGCGTTGGTTTCAATGATTTTTGGAATGAGATGAAAATCCGTAGAGAGGAGGGTTTCGACTTTTAGCTCGATGTAAAGATACATATCAATGGCTTGGCCGGTGATGTAGGAAATAAACCAGCTGACCGGAACCAGCACGACGGCGAGGATTACAAAAAGACTGATGAGTGTAGCAATGGTTCGTCGGCCTTTGACTTTTTTAAGGACGACTGAATGGATCGGATAAAAACCGGTGGCAATGACCGCTCCGATCACAATAGAGGGGATGAACGGGCTGATGATCCAAATCAAGGTGATCATCAAAGCCAAAAGACCTCCGAGAAGGAAGTATTTGGGAAGATTGCTGGTGTTTTTTGAGTGGAGAGGGGGCATGTTTAAAGTTTAGAGCGGAATTATAAAAGGGGGAAGAGGAAATTGGAAATTATTCATTTTTGTCCGGTGGCAAATTGTAATAGCTCACCAGGAATTCTCCGAGCGGTTTAAAGGTCGGACCTGCGGTGGCGGTGCACCATTCGCTGGTTTTTGGGCGATCCATTTTTATGAGGACGACGAATTGAGGATCTTCGATGGGGGCGAATCCCACAAAAGTCACGATTGTTGTTCCGGCTCCTTTAAGCGCTACGCCCCATTTGTATGTTTGGGCGGTGCCGGTTTTCCCGGCTACATAATTGTTGGGAAGTTTTCCGAGGGGCACGGCGTTTTCGATGACCGCGGTCATCATGGAGGTGATTTGGGCCGCGGTTTCTTCGCTGATCACGCGTCGTACGGTCTTTGGACCAAATTCTTGCTTTGTGCCATCCGGTGATTCGATGTAATCCACGATGTAGGGTTGCATGAGAATTCCGTGATTGGCGATGGCCGAAAGGGCGCTGATGAGTTGAATCCCGGTTACGGTTAACCCTTGGCCAAAGGATTTTGTCACCATTTCCGAGTCGGCCCAGTCTTCGTAATATTCAAGTTGGCCGGGGTGCTCATTGTCGAACTCGATGTTGGTTTTTTCCGCAAAACCAAAGGTTTTGATGTAGTCGTAAAATAAAGCTGCTCCGAGTTTGAATGCTATAAAAACCATTCCCGTATTGTCTGAATGGATGAGGACTTCCGTCATCGTGGAAATGCCGAAATATTCGTCATTGAAAGTTTTAATAAAATATTCATCGACTTGTACCGGACCCGAGCTGTTGAAGGTGGTGTAAGGCGTGACTTCTCCGGCATCGATGGCTGCGGCCATGGCAATGGGCTTAAACACCGAGCCCGGCTCATACGGTAAAGTCACGGCTTTTAATTGGTAGACCTCGGGGCCGAAATCATTTTTATATTTGTAATATTGGTTGATGTCCGGGTCATAAAAAAGTTCAATGCGTTCGTCCGGATCTTTTCTCAGATAAAGATAGATACGTTCATTGTCTCCTTCGCCAACGCGGTAAAGGTTATCGATTTGGTCTTGAGTGAGGTCGATTTTTTCGAGATCGTAAACTTCCCCATAGTTGTTCGGGTCAAAAGTGGGGTAATGCGCCATGGCTAAAATTTTCCCGGTGGAGGGTTCCATCACAATCAAGAATCCGCTGTCCGCTCGATACGTTTCAACGCCGGTTTGAATGACTTCTTCGGCTTTGGCTTGGATGGCGCGATCAATAGTGAGGACGATATCGGATCCGTTCACGGCGTCTCGAATTTCACTGTCTCCCACAGTGATGGGGTTTCCGCTGGCATCGAGTTGAGAAGAGAAATAACCGTCTTTTCCGCGTAACTCTTCGTCAAACGCTTCCTCAATCCCGTATTGACCTTCCCCTAATCCGTTTACGTAACCTAATACTTGTCCTCCCATGGTGCCTTCCGGGTAGTAACGATAATATTCTTCTCTGAGTTTTATCCCGGCAAAAACTTTGGGTTCGGCTTCCATGATCGCTTCGATTTTTTGAGATGTTTCGTACGGGAGTTTTCGTTTTAAAATCACGTAACGGTTTTGGCCTTCCAGGATGGTTTCCATTTGGGCGGGGTCTGTGTCTAATATTTCGGCGAGTTTTTTGGCCGTGGCTTTTTTGTCGGAAATGAGGGAAGGGTAGGCATAAAGATCTCCATTTTTCGTCACTTCAATCCCTGAAATAGTGAGACCGGAAATGGCGGACGCATCTTCGGGGTCCAATGCTTCGGTGATTAAAATCACGGAGCGCGTTTTTTGACCGAGGATGTTGATGAGTTCTTGTTGAAACAATGAAAAAAGTTCTTCATCGGAGTGGAGGCGGAGATCGTTGTAAGAAAGAGCGAGCTCTTCGACAGGTGAATCAATGGTCGTTGTGTCCGGGGTTGATTCGGTGGTTGGTTCCGTAGGAGGGATTTCAATCGAGGTCTCGGTTGGGGTTTCGGTATTAAAAAGTTCCGGGTGTTCGTTTTGTAACGTTTCAAAACGTTCTTGGTCTCGTTGTTGTTCGGATTTCAAGTTGAATAAAAGTGGAGCCAGTTTTTCTCCCACGTAACTCGAATTTTCGAGAAGAACCGGATCGGCGTAAATGAATTTAAATGTCGTATTCGTGGCTAGCGCGTACGGTTCTCCGGAGTTTCGATCTTGAATTAAAATGTTTCCACGGCGGGCCGGGATTTCGGTGTAGCCTTGGTTTTTTTCGAATGCGATTTTCGAATAATAATCCGAGCGTAAGACTTGCAGATAAAATAATTGCGCAAAAATGATAAAAGCGAACATCAACCCAAACCCCATAACAAAAGTCATGCGATTGAGGGGGAGTTCGCGAAAGGTTAAACGGGATGATTTAAAAAGCTTTTGGAGGGACATGTTCTTTTCATACCATTTAGAAAAGCGAAAGGGAAGAATTTTTATTCGAATGGGAGCAAAACGCCTCGGATCATGATTCTCGGCGTTTTTTCCTTTAAAATTCTCATAAAAATTTCCCCTTCCACTTTTCTTTTTTAAATTATTCTAAAACGATTTCATTCAACTCCTCCATGGTGTTGAGGTCGTTTGCCCGGATGCCGTAATTGCTTACAGTGTAGAGATAGTTGTCCATGTAGGCGCCGCGTAAAATGTTTTTGGTTCTTGACCAATAGTCATCGCTCGTGAATTCGTTGTCTTCATAATGGGTGATGATTCCCTTAAGGGTGAATCCGGTCTCCAAATCCAGATCGTAGACGTAAAATCCTTGACTCACATAGGTGCCATACGTGTTGGCCTCTGCGTTTTCGTCTTCCACAATTGCAAGGGTGACCGGAAAGCCGAGGAGCCCGGTTGTAGCGTTGAAGAGAAGCGCTTTGTGGTTGTACAAAACCTCGCTGGTGGTGCCGCGATCTCCGATTCCAACACTATATTCTTGAATTGGGTTGGCCGGATCCGTGACATCGAAGAGAGCGATTTTCATTCCTTGATACCATGCAAAATCTAAGCCTCGTGCGGCTTCTTCCAAGGCATCGGCTTCTTCGGCATCGAGCCCGAATCCGATGATATGATTCTCGTCATACGGTTGTAGATAATCGCTGAAGCCCGGGATTTTAAGTTCGCCCATGACGGTTGGATTTGTCGGGTTGGAAAGATCAACGACAAATAGGGGGTCGACTTTTTTGAATGTCACAAGATAGCCGCGATCCCCGATGAAGCGCGTGGAATAAAGCGTTTCTCCGGGCGCAAGGCCTTCCAAGGTTCCCACAACATCCATATCTTGATCCATGACGTAGAGATTGTTGGTGGCAGGAGTGACAACGTCCCATAGGTCTCCTTTGGTTGTGGCAATGCGGAAATAATTGTCATTTTCATCCATACTGAATTGATTCAAAATCGTGCCCGGCACTTTTCCCGACGCTTCATAATTGAGTCCGCCGTCTGTGAGTGAAAAGCGATGCACGAGCGTTTTTCCATTGGACCAATCGTAATAATAATTGCTGCTGTCGTAATTGGTGGACGTGATGTAAAGATTGTCGGTGGAGGAATAGATATTTTCGCTGTTGCCCACGATGATTTCTTTATCAATTGCACTTTGCGGATCACCAAGGGGGATGCCGAGAGCAATGAGATAATTCCAATCCCGTGTTTGTGGCATGTACTTGATGTCCGTGCAACTTGCTAGGATTTGTTCTTTTCCCGAGTCTCCTGCGGTTGAGTCGTAGTAACGAGGGAGCAATTCGTCGACATTGAGGGTTTCCGGATCATACCAATAATCAAAGTCGAATTTATTCAATACTAAATACAGGGTGTTATTGATTTTTCGCGAATCGCTGTAGTCGCCGTCAAAAGAAAGTACGCGCGTGCGCACCGGGTTGGTTCGGTCCGAAATGTCGTAGGTTAAAATTGAAGTTCGGTACGTATGGTAATAAGGGAAATAATCATCGTATCCATAATCGTAGGTGTAGTCGTAATTGTATGTGGAGCCGACTACAATCAATTGATTGCCGTCCACATACATTTCCGTGGGAGAAAAATTATTATCGTCAAAAACAATGGTCGAGACTTCTTCAAGTTGGTCGGCGGGAAAAGCGTGCACAATATGAATGGAATAATTGGGGGTCCAAGTGTCGTAATCGTATGCGTTTTTTACAAAATAAAGATATTCGCCGTCGTTTTTGACAATGTCGGCTTCATCCACGCCTGTGACCTGGACATTGGTGGTGGAATAATCCGTGCTTTTGGTCCCGGAATCTGAGCTTGGAGCTTCGGTGGGGGCTTGGACAGCGGTATCGTTTGAATTCGTGTCACTTCCGGTCGCATCACTTATTTCTTCATAAATAAGGTAATTCGGTGCGTTGCTTAAAAAGAGTGATTTGAGTTCATCACACGAAGAAATCGGGCTTAAATCGCCTTCCAATTCTTCATAATTGAGAGAAACAATGTCAGTGGGTTGTTCTTCGACGCGCCAAATGACTTCCGCCATTTCGCCGCGCGCAATTTCTTTGTCGAGATCGCTGATGGAGGTTGGAATTGCGGAAAGATCGGCCAAGGGTACGACGTATTGTCGATACCAGGGATCGGTATCCGTGCTTGCGGCCGGAGTGATTTCGAGGGCATTCACGATGATTTTGCTGGCTTCGGCAAAATTGATTTCATTCGCAGGGAGGAATGTTCCGTCGGAATAACCATCCACGATGCCGAGAGTTTTTCCGTAACACACATAAGGAGCAAACCATTCGTCCGCCACATCCGAGAAACAATGCGAGCCCGTGGGATTGTCCGTGATGCTTCCGATCACGATTTTCATGAATTCCGCTCGATTGATTTTATTGAGGGATTGGAACGTGTTGTCCGGGTAGCCGCTTACAATGCCGTTGTCTTTCATCCAGGTGATGGCGTCTACGCTGGGGTCGTCGGAGGAGAGGTCCGGAAAGGGGGTGGTTGCATTGTCGGGTTCGGCGGTAGCTAATGCGGAAATTGGGCCGGAGAAAACGAGAAAAGCGCTGATGAGGGCGTAAAGGAAAGTTTTTTTCATATTTTTTGAATTTTAAAAATTAAATGTTAACAATACCGTCACTTATATTAACGTAAAGTTGTGATAAAACATTACTTTTTGTTGTGGACAGGAAGAGGTCCTTTCGTTTTGATGTGTTTTATGTTAGGAATACATGCGTCATTTAATTTTAATTTATGTATCAAAAAACAGTTTTAAAGAGTGGATTGCGCGTGCTTACCGAGGCGATCCCAAGCACCAAATCGGTCACGGTTTTGATTTTGGCACGAGCCGGGTCTCGGTGCGAAACCAAGTCGATTTCCGGGATTTCACATTTTTTGGAGCACATGTTTTTTAAGGGCGGTGAAAAATATCCGGACACCAAGGCGGTTTCCGAGGCCATTGATTCCATCGGTGGCGAATTCAATGCTTTTACGGGCAAAGAATACGTGGGTTATTACGTGAAAGTCGCGTCTGAGCATCGTGCCGTTGCGCTCGATGTGCTCGCGGATATGTTGGTGACAGCTAAGCACGACCCGCATGAGATCGACAAAGAGCGAGGGGTGATTATGGAGGAATACAATATGTATCAAGACACGCCGATTTATCAGGTGGGGTGGGATTTTGAAAAATTATTATTCGGGAATCAGCCTCTCGGATGGGATCAAATCGGGGATAAAGAAGTGATTTTGCGCGTGACGCAGGAGGATTTTAAAGCGTATCAGAAAAAGTGGTATGGCTCGGATTCAATTGTGATTTCCGTGGCCGGGGATGTGCATCATGATGAAATGGCGCAATCGATTGAGGGATTATTTCCGTTGAAGAAGCGCGAAAACGTTGAAAAATGGGTTGATTTTAAGGCTAATGAAATCGGAGAGCGAGTGATTTTGAAGGAGAAAAAAACGGAACAAGGCCATCTTATCATTGGTTTTCCGGCGTACCCGGATCGACACCCGGATCATTTTGCCGAAAAGTTGTTGTCGATTATTTTAGGCGGGAATATGAGTTCTCGAATGTTTTTGAATGTTCGCGAAGCCAAGGGATTGGCGTATTACATTCAAACTTCAACCGATGATTATATGGACACCGGGGTGCTTTCAACACGAGCCGGAGTGGATTTGAAACGGGTCGACATGGCGGTGCCTGCGATTCTGGAGCAATACCGGTTGGTACGTGATAAAGGTGTGCCTGAGACGGAATTGCAAAAAGCTAAGGATTATATGAAGGGCCGCATGGTGCTTTCCCTTGAAGATTCCGAGGAAGTCGCGCATTTGTATGCCAAATATGAGGTTTTGCATGGTGAGGTTTTGACTCCAGAGGAAATCATGAAGGCCGTGGATCGGGTGACAACGGAGGATGTGAATCGTGTGGCTAAGGATTTATTTCAAGAAGATCGGGTTTATTTGGCCGGAATAGGGCCTTGGGAAAACCCGGAGCGATTTAAAAAGTTGTTGAAATCCGCTTAAAACGTTAAAATCGTTGCGGCTTAATTCTTTAAAAAAATAATTTATGGCCATGGAACGCACACTCATTTTAATCAAACCGGACGCGATTCAACGCGGATTGATCGGGGAAATTGTGGGGCGATTTGAACGCAAAGGGCTCAAAATCATCGGATTGAAAATGATGTCCTTGAATGAGGCGATTTTACGAGAACATTATGCGCATTTGGCGGATAAGGCGTTTTATCCGAGTTTGGAAAAATTCATGATGGGCTCTCCCACGATTGCGGTGTGTATTGAAGGAGTGGAAGTGGTGAATGCGGTTCGATTGTTGTGCGGGATCACTAAGGCGCGTGCCGCGGAAGCGGGTTCGATTCGCGGAGATCTGGCCATGAGCCAAGCGTGTAATGTGGTGCATGCCTCGGATTCTTCTGAAAATGCTATAAAAGAAGTGAGCCGTTTCTTTAAAGAAAATGAACTCTACGATTATCAAAAAACCGAATACGAACACGTTTACAATGAGGAGGAATTAGCCGTTTAGGTGAGTCGATGGCAAAGTTTTTTGTAATCGTCAATCGAACTTTATGATAAAAGCGTGATTTTGAGATGATTTAGTGGTATAATAATTAGATTAAAAATAAAAACAAAACCTTGATGTCGCGCTTTACGATTTATTTTCTCAAAATTTTAAAAATCGGGTTTCCGCTTATCATAGGCGTTTTTTGTGTTTTTTCCGGTTCGATTTTGGCTCATGCCGCCACTACCCGAACTTGGGATGGAGGAGGGAGCGGAAACAACTGGAGCACTAAGGAAAATTGGTCCGGAGATACGGTCCCTACTGTGGACGATTGGGTTGTTTTTGATGGAAGTTCTTCCACCAAATCTTCTACGATTGATTCTTCTTTTGCCGGGTCTATGGCCGGGATTACAATCCATTCCACTTATACCGGGACCCTTACTCAAAGTCGTACCTTGACCATTGGGTCGGCGGGTTTCGTGCAGGCCGGAGGAACGTTCAATGGAGGATCTTATAACATCACTTTGAATGGAGATTTTACTTTTTCCGGCGGGACGTTTAAGGCGCCTTCAAAAATCGTTTATATCAATGGAAATTTTACGCATACCGCAGGCGGGACTTTTACTCATAACAGCGGTACCGTTACTTTTAGCGCCACCTCCGGATCAAAGGTCTTTGATTTTAATACCTCTGATACTTTTTATCATTTTACCGTGAATGCGCCGGGAGGAGAGATGTCGATCGCCGACGGGGATTCGCTGATTGTGGCTGGGACATTGACGTTTGTTGATGGAGTCGTAAATGGAGCTTATTTGGAAGCGCAGGGATCCACCACTACGGTTGGAGCCGGATTTGACGGAGGGAATGCCACGCTTAAATTTAGTGGATCGAGAACGAATCAATCGTTTTCTTTGTCCGGGGCCGAAGACAAATACAACGGATCGATTATGGTGAATAAATCCAGCGGTACGGTGACGCTTTTTTCCGGGCTCACTCTTGAGCCGGGTTCCAGTTTCTATATGACGGCCGGAACGTTTTTTCCTTCGACGTATAATTTTACGATGCCGGCGGGCGGGACGTTTTATCAACAAGGTGGTACATTCAACGGGGGAAGCGGGACATGGGATATCGATGCGGATTTAACAATCACCGCCGGGGCGTTTAAAGCCACTGCCGGGACATTGTTTTTTAGCGGGACATGGAATCATTCGGTTGTTACCGGAGGGTTTAATTCCAATGGCGGGACCTTTGTTTTTGACGCGTTCAGTGACACCGCAAGTTCTAAAACTTGGGAGATTTATTCTTCCGAAGGGTTTTATAATCTTACGATCCATTCACCCAACGTGGAATTGAATTTGGGAGCGGGGGATTATATTAATGTTTCCAATCAGTTGATTTTGATGGATGGGGCGGTGAACAATGGATATTTTCAAGTGATTGCACCGTTGGTGCAAGTTGGCCCCGATTATGACGGAGGAAATACGATTTTAAAATTTAACGGGACCAATGCTCAAGTGTTTGATCTGACCGGAGCCGAAGATCGATGGGACGGATCGGTTTATAGTATTAAAACCGGAGGAACGATCACATTGGCTTCGGATTTGGTTCTTCAAGCCGGAGCCGCTTTTAATATGTATTACGAGGGGGGTGCGTTTGATTGCGGAACGCATAATTTCACTTTGCCTGCTGGAGGTGCTTTTACTCTTTCGGCCGGGTCTTTTAATGGTGGAAGCGGGACCTTGGATATCGATACGCTGATGACGATTTCCGGGACCGGACAATTCATGTCAACGTCCGGAAATTTTTATGTTGGAAATAATTTTAATCATTCCGGTGGTACGTTCAACGCCAATCATGGCACCGTGATTTTTGATGGGGATATTTTGGATCGAACATTTAATTCGTTGGAATCGGATTCGTTTTATAATTTTACGATTCAAACCGGGACGATTTCTTTGAATGGAGAGTCCTTGATGGTGACGGGTATTTTTAACAATAATGGAGCGCTTCGATTGAGAGGAGATGAAATTTTGTCTTTGGTTTCGGATTCGGATTCCGGGGTTATTGAATTGGTCGGAGATGCGGATGCGGCTGAAGATCTAATTGTGATCCCGTCGATTTTTGGATCGGTTTATAATCTTATGTTTAATCCCGCGGATGGAGTCATGGATACGTTTGTTTTGAGCGCTCCCTTGGAGGTGAATGGGGATTTGACGATTGCCTCCGGGACTTTGGATGTGAGTGAAAATTCATTTGGAGTGATTGTGGCCGGGAATTGGATGAATTATGGAGCGTTTTTG from Candidatus Gracilibacteria bacterium includes the following:
- a CDS encoding pitrilysin family protein — protein: MYQKTVLKSGLRVLTEAIPSTKSVTVLILARAGSRCETKSISGISHFLEHMFFKGGEKYPDTKAVSEAIDSIGGEFNAFTGKEYVGYYVKVASEHRAVALDVLADMLVTAKHDPHEIDKERGVIMEEYNMYQDTPIYQVGWDFEKLLFGNQPLGWDQIGDKEVILRVTQEDFKAYQKKWYGSDSIVISVAGDVHHDEMAQSIEGLFPLKKRENVEKWVDFKANEIGERVILKEKKTEQGHLIIGFPAYPDRHPDHFAEKLLSIILGGNMSSRMFLNVREAKGLAYYIQTSTDDYMDTGVLSTRAGVDLKRVDMAVPAILEQYRLVRDKGVPETELQKAKDYMKGRMVLSLEDSEEVAHLYAKYEVLHGEVLTPEEIMKAVDRVTTEDVNRVAKDLFQEDRVYLAGIGPWENPERFKKLLKSA
- a CDS encoding beta-propeller domain-containing protein, which translates into the protein MKKTFLYALISAFLVFSGPISALATAEPDNATTPFPDLSSDDPSVDAITWMKDNGIVSGYPDNTFQSLNKINRAEFMKIVIGSITDNPTGSHCFSDVADEWFAPYVCYGKTLGIVDGYSDGTFLPANEINFAEASKIIVNALEITPAASTDTDPWYRQYVVPLADLSAIPTSISDLDKEIARGEMAEVIWRVEEQPTDIVSLNYEELEGDLSPISSCDELKSLFLSNAPNYLIYEEISDATGSDTNSNDTAVQAPTEAPSSDSGTKSTDYSTTNVQVTGVDEADIVKNDGEYLYFVKNAYDYDTWTPNYSIHIVHAFPADQLEEVSTIVFDDNNFSPTEMYVDGNQLIVVGSTYNYDYTYDYGYDDYFPYYHTYRTSILTYDISDRTNPVRTRVLSFDGDYSDSRKINNTLYLVLNKFDFDYWYDPETLNVDELLPRYYDSTAGDSGKEQILASCTDIKYMPQTRDWNYLIALGIPLGDPQSAIDKEIIVGNSENIYSSTDNLYITSTNYDSSNYYYDWSNGKTLVHRFSLTDGGLNYEASGKVPGTILNQFSMDENDNYFRIATTKGDLWDVVTPATNNLYVMDQDMDVVGTLEGLAPGETLYSTRFIGDRGYLVTFKKVDPLFVVDLSNPTNPTVMGELKIPGFSDYLQPYDENHIIGFGLDAEEADALEEAARGLDFAWYQGMKIALFDVTDPANPIQEYSVGIGDRGTTSEVLYNHKALLFNATTGLLGFPVTLAIVEDENAEANTYGTYVSQGFYVYDLDLETGFTLKGIITHYEDNEFTSDDYWSRTKNILRGAYMDNYLYTVSNYGIRANDLNTMEELNEIVLE
- a CDS encoding AI-2E family transporter, giving the protein MPPLHSKNTSNLPKYFLLGGLLALMITLIWIISPFIPSIVIGAVIATGFYPIHSVVLKKVKGRRTIATLISLFVILAVVLVPVSWFISYITGQAIDMYLYIELKVETLLSTDFHLIPKIIETNAKFSEIYKYLQNITNTLPIKTTDVVGFITTLIQNVSQFLMNQSTNIAKELSVLAVHFFVLILSIFFFLRDGDRLVQEIKDILPMAQEYRKILFDKLRNMSKGILYGIFGAAMFQGFLGGIGFALAGIGDAAFWGTVMAFFAIVPYIGSTIIWVPAVIILLATGHWIAALFLALWGTFIVGTVDNLIKPLVIGEKARIHPLLSFITILGGIFTMGLPGLIIAPYLLSLCLTFLHIYKLEYQKVLKGPGA
- the ndk gene encoding nucleoside-diphosphate kinase, which gives rise to MAMERTLILIKPDAIQRGLIGEIVGRFERKGLKIIGLKMMSLNEAILREHYAHLADKAFYPSLEKFMMGSPTIAVCIEGVEVVNAVRLLCGITKARAAEAGSIRGDLAMSQACNVVHASDSSENAIKEVSRFFKENELYDYQKTEYEHVYNEEELAV
- a CDS encoding penicillin-binding protein 2; protein product: MSLQKLFKSSRLTFRELPLNRMTFVMGFGLMFAFIIFAQLFYLQVLRSDYYSKIAFEKNQGYTEIPARRGNILIQDRNSGEPYALATNTTFKFIYADPVLLENSSYVGEKLAPLLFNLKSEQQRDQERFETLQNEHPELFNTETPTETSIEIPPTEPTTESTPDTTTIDSPVEELALSYNDLRLHSDEELFSLFQQELINILGQKTRSVILITEALDPEDASAISGLTISGIEVTKNGDLYAYPSLISDKKATAKKLAEILDTDPAQMETILEGQNRYVILKRKLPYETSQKIEAIMEAEPKVFAGIKLREEYYRYYPEGTMGGQVLGYVNGLGEGQYGIEEAFDEELRGKDGYFSSQLDASGNPITVGDSEIRDAVNGSDIVLTIDRAIQAKAEEVIQTGVETYRADSGFLIVMEPSTGKILAMAHYPTFDPNNYGEVYDLEKIDLTQDQIDNLYRVGEGDNERIYLYLRKDPDERIELFYDPDINQYYKYKNDFGPEVYQLKAVTLPYEPGSVFKPIAMAAAIDAGEVTPYTTFNSSGPVQVDEYFIKTFNDEYFGISTMTEVLIHSDNTGMVFIAFKLGAALFYDYIKTFGFAEKTNIEFDNEHPGQLEYYEDWADSEMVTKSFGQGLTVTGIQLISALSAIANHGILMQPYIVDYIESPDGTKQEFGPKTVRRVISEETAAQITSMMTAVIENAVPLGKLPNNYVAGKTGTAQTYKWGVALKGAGTTIVTFVGFAPIEDPQFVVLIKMDRPKTSEWCTATAGPTFKPLGEFLVSYYNLPPDKNE